GTCAACCTGGGTCAGAAGCGCCCATCTCCCGCGAAAACCTGGTCGCTCCGCGTCCAGGTTGCACCTGGATACCGTGTGGGGTATGCAACTCTCGCGAATCCGGGAGGCAACTGGGACTCTGTGAAGGACGGGGCCAGATGCCGCCAATTGGGAAAGACGCATATACATTCCCATCCATGGAATAACCCCCTCGGGCTCTGCCCGGGGCACGCATGGAAACGGCACTTCATTCCCTGAATCGCCTGCCCTGAGCAGTTCAGGTGGTGAAGTGCCTGCGTCGTCCCAGGTCTATTTCCGGTCAGTCAGATCCTCTCGAAATGCGCCACATCCACCACGAACACCGTGGCGCCTCCGGCTATCACCTCAATCGGAGGAGCGGCAAGCCCCGGCGACATCGGCATCGGCTGCGGCGTGATCAGCTCCTGCCGCGTGCGGCAGCATCCCCTGATGATACGGAGCACCGACTCGGTCTGGCCATCGTCCACACCAACCAGAAGCGTGGTATTGCCCTTGCGAAGAAATCCCCCAGTCGACGCGAGCTTAGTGTAGCGGTGGCCGGCATCGGCCAGCGAATCCTGAAGAATCTCCGAGTAGTCGTCTCGCACTATAGCGATTACCAGCTGCACGTCAGAGCACCCCCTTAGCTTTTCGGTTCAGCCTCCGCCTGCGCAGAGCAGAAGGCGACACCATGCGATGGAGCTTTCCGAACGTCTCATCTACTCCCACTGCCTTGATGAATATCACGCATCCCAAAATCCTCACCAATGTGGATAGGATGAAGGACGGCATGATGCCCCACCGAGACACCACCGACGTGGCAATGAACGGCGCGATGATGCCCGTCGCGTTTATCAGCATGTTGAACACAGCTATCCCGTTCGCGCTTTCCGTTGGGTTCACATACGCGAGTGTGAGGTTGAACAGGGTGAAAGCAAAACCCGCATTGAAAAAGCCAACCGCGGCCTGCAGCGCGATGAGGTAGCCCGGTGACCGGGATAGGCCGTACATCACAGGAAACAAGGCGTATGCCAGAATCGAAAGCGTGTACACGGCTGCGTCTCCCGCGCGCCTGGCAACCACTCCCCACATAGGGTAGGCCAGCACCGCAGTGAGCCCCCCAGCAAGGGAAAGAGTGCCGATGATGCTGTTGGATAGATGCAACACCCTAACGTGATAGATCGTGTACACCGGAACCGCTATGTTGATGCCTAGGTGCAGAAGCAGTGCACTCGCAGTGAATACACTGAACTTCCGCCCGTGCTCTTTGTCGACAAAGGGCCTCCTGAGCCTGGCCGATAGTGGCAGCCTCACAGAGGCGGCTTCGCTCATCGGCGTCTCCTTCATCAAGGAGAGATAGTGGAGCGAAACCATCGACGTGAGGAACGACACCACAAACAGCGCTGCGTAGTTCGCAGGATACGGAACCCGGTCCAGCAGGATCCCGGCGAGAAGTGATGAAAGCAATGCAACCAGTGAACAGAACATGCTCCTCATGGAGAATACCCGTGCCCGCTCCTCAGCGGGGAACGTCTCTCCCATCAGGGCAGTCCAGGCCACAGCAGTGACCACTGCCGGAATAGTCTGCAAACCTATGGCGGCCACCAGTATTGTGGCCCTGTACTTCGCCCACGGCAGGAATGGCACAAACGCCATGAGGAGATAGAAAACGCGGGTGAATAAGGCGCCCGTAACCGAGGTGCGGAGTTTGCTCCGCCTCCGTTCAACCATCCCCGCCGCTGGAAGATACATTATCGTGTTCACGAGAGCCGGAACCGCGGTGATCATACCGACGACGCCGTTGGTTGCGCCTAAGCTCAGCGCGAACACGGCCAGGAATGGGTTCACCATACCCATCGCCACACTCGCGAACATGCCATCTAGTGTGCTTACCTTGAAGTTCCAGCGCAACCGCCAGCTATGGTCCCGCCGCCGCTCCGGCCCGGCCCCAGTTGCACCAGCCCCTACCACGCCATCCTTCAACTACTTTCCCTCTTTCTCGGGCTAACCCGGGCAAGAGCATTATAGCACCGTACAAGGGGCAGAGGCCAATCCCGCTCCGACGTGATATCCCGCTCCGACGTGATTTCCCGCTCCGACGTGATATCCCGCCCCGCACCTCATTGCCTGTCGACGCCGCGGCCAAGTCACTCCCTCTCGTAGGGCAACCCCAAGGCCTCCGGCGCGCGCGAACTCCTTTTGGATGCTGTTGCCGTCACTATGATGAGCACCGCTATTGTGAACACATAGGGCAGCATCTTGAGGAAGAACGATGATACTCCTGAACCCATCACCTGAATTCTGAAGCCGAGAGCGTCGACCCCTCCGAACAGGTAGGAGCCTATCATTGCTCTCACAGGATCCCACACCGCGAATATCACGAGGGCGACAGCGATCCACCCGCGCCCGGCAGTCATGCTCTCTATCCAGCTCGGAGCGTACGCCATGGAAAGGTACGCTCCTCCCAATCCGGCAAGCATCCCGCCTGCTATCACCGAGACATACCTGATGGCGAAGACATTCACGCCGAGGGCGTCCGCGGTTTGAGGGCTCTCTCCCACCGCCCGAAGATGGAGCCCAGGGCGCGTCCTGTACAGCAGATACCATAGGGCAGGCACGAGTATGAAGGTGAGATACACCATGAGATCGTGGCGGAAGAGAATCGGCCCAAGCACTGGAATGCTTGAGAGCCCCGGTATGGCCACCGCACGGAACTGGGCGGGAAGCGGGACCCCGATCACCGATTTCCCCAGAAACCCACTGACTCCGGTGCCGAACAGGGTCAGGGCCAGGCCTGACACCACCTGGTTCACCCGAAGGGATATGGACATGAACGCGTGTATCAGCCCCATCAACCCTCCGGCTGCCACTGCCGCCATCACTCCAACCCATATGTTCCCAGTTCGGACCGTCGCGAGGAACCCGCTCACCGCCCCCACGAGCATCATGCCCTCCACTCCGAGGTTGAGCACACCCGCCCGCTCGCATACCAGCTCTCCGAGGGCAGCGAACAACACCGGGGTTCCGGAGCTAACCGCTGCTGCCAGAATCGAGATCAACATGCCTCCACTCATTCTTCTGCCTCCGCCTCCGCCTGCCGCACAACTCGCACCCGGTACCGCCCCGCCGCCTCCACGGCTAGGACGAAGAAGAGCATGAGCCCCTGCAGCATGTTCACTGATGCAGCCGATACCCCGATGAACTGAGCGGAGTAGCCACCCACTAGCAGACCACCGAACAGCACCGACACGATGACCACCGCCCATGGGTTCAGCTTGGCAAGCCACGCCACGATGATGGCGGAGTATCCGTATCCGGGTGAGAGTTGCCTGGTCATCCTGCCCGCGATCGCTGAGACCTCCGCCATTCCAGCCAACCCCGCCAGGGCGCCTGCAAGGCACATGACGAGCACGACATTGCGCTCGATGTTCATGCCTGCGTACCGTGCTGCCTTTGGGTTCTCCCCGATAACGGTTATCTCATATCCCCACTTGGTCCTCGACAGGACCACGAAGATGGCTGCGGCCGCCACAAGAGCGAACAGTATGCCCGCGTGCACTCTCGAACCGAACAGCGCGGGCAGACGCGCCGCATCTGAGAAAGGCGCCGAAAGAGGGAAGTTGAGGCTGCCCGGGTCGCGCCACGGCCCATGCACCAGGTACTCAACCCAGTATATCGCCACGTAGTTGAGC
The sequence above is drawn from the Clostridia bacterium genome and encodes:
- a CDS encoding cyclic-di-AMP receptor, producing the protein MQLVIAIVRDDYSEILQDSLADAGHRYTKLASTGGFLRKGNTTLLVGVDDGQTESVLRIIRGCCRTRQELITPQPMPMSPGLAAPPIEVIAGGATVFVVDVAHFERI
- a CDS encoding MFS transporter, with amino-acid sequence MKDGVVGAGATGAGPERRRDHSWRLRWNFKVSTLDGMFASVAMGMVNPFLAVFALSLGATNGVVGMITAVPALVNTIMYLPAAGMVERRRSKLRTSVTGALFTRVFYLLMAFVPFLPWAKYRATILVAAIGLQTIPAVVTAVAWTALMGETFPAEERARVFSMRSMFCSLVALLSSLLAGILLDRVPYPANYAALFVVSFLTSMVSLHYLSLMKETPMSEAASVRLPLSARLRRPFVDKEHGRKFSVFTASALLLHLGINIAVPVYTIYHVRVLHLSNSIIGTLSLAGGLTAVLAYPMWGVVARRAGDAAVYTLSILAYALFPVMYGLSRSPGYLIALQAAVGFFNAGFAFTLFNLTLAYVNPTESANGIAVFNMLINATGIIAPFIATSVVSRWGIMPSFILSTLVRILGCVIFIKAVGVDETFGKLHRMVSPSALRRRRLNRKAKGVL
- a CDS encoding ABC transporter permease; translation: MSGGMLISILAAAVSSGTPVLFAALGELVCERAGVLNLGVEGMMLVGAVSGFLATVRTGNIWVGVMAAVAAGGLMGLIHAFMSISLRVNQVVSGLALTLFGTGVSGFLGKSVIGVPLPAQFRAVAIPGLSSIPVLGPILFRHDLMVYLTFILVPALWYLLYRTRPGLHLRAVGESPQTADALGVNVFAIRYVSVIAGGMLAGLGGAYLSMAYAPSWIESMTAGRGWIAVALVIFAVWDPVRAMIGSYLFGGVDALGFRIQVMGSGVSSFFLKMLPYVFTIAVLIIVTATASKRSSRAPEALGLPYERE
- a CDS encoding ABC transporter permease; translated protein: MRLAVEKRETTSQAFRFFSPFAAVLLSLLFGAAFLWASGLNPLKVYSTMWWGAFGDAYGVSETFVTAIPIMLCALGIALAAKMLLWNVGAEGQFHMGAFAAASVALSMPKAPAWQVLPLMAMAGMAGGAIWALIPGIPRAYLGVNEIITTLMLNYVAIYWVEYLVHGPWRDPGSLNFPLSAPFSDAARLPALFGSRVHAGILFALVAAAAIFVVLSRTKWGYEITVIGENPKAARYAGMNIERNVVLVMCLAGALAGLAGMAEVSAIAGRMTRQLSPGYGYSAIIVAWLAKLNPWAVVIVSVLFGGLLVGGYSAQFIGVSAASVNMLQGLMLFFVLAVEAAGRYRVRVVRQAEAEAEE